In one Aromatoleum aromaticum EbN1 genomic region, the following are encoded:
- the bamE gene encoding outer membrane protein assembly factor BamE domain-containing protein, translated as MKRFLLLLCSVLAAIGLPACDYFNLQELKPGVSTAMDVRDRFGPPGMEWQNDDGSVTWEYSRQPEGTKCYMITIGPDNVLRSVDQVLNETGFARIQRGMTGNEVRRVLGKPASRQYFELSKETVWNWRIEPPPPSSDTTFFTVHFNSDGRVAKTSRNTEYRGG; from the coding sequence ATGAAGCGCTTTTTACTGCTCCTGTGCAGCGTGCTCGCGGCGATCGGCCTGCCCGCGTGCGATTATTTCAACTTGCAGGAACTCAAGCCCGGCGTGTCCACGGCGATGGATGTGCGCGACCGCTTCGGCCCTCCCGGCATGGAGTGGCAGAACGACGACGGCTCGGTGACGTGGGAATACTCGCGCCAGCCCGAGGGCACGAAGTGCTACATGATCACGATCGGCCCCGACAACGTGCTGCGCAGCGTCGACCAGGTGTTGAACGAAACGGGCTTCGCGCGCATCCAACGTGGCATGACCGGCAACGAAGTGCGCCGCGTGCTGGGCAAGCCGGCGTCGCGCCAGTACTTCGAGCTGAGCAAGGAGACCGTGTGGAACTGGCGCATCGAGCCGCCACCGCCTTCGAGCGATACGACATTCTTCACGGTGCATTTCAACAGCGACGGGCGCGTCGCGAAGACGAGCCGGAACACCGAATATCGAGGAGGCTGA
- a CDS encoding ferredoxin reductase family protein: MIPTLTALIAIVAGVWGWDLAVNGAGSGSMPWVVYEQGLYLSGLLAIAMMSLAMVMATRPPGVERLLGGMDRAYRLHKWAGILAAGFASLHWLLEMSDDLIEERYGEAGRTSDENVSGVLDTLRDTGEELGEFAIYLVLAMIVLALWKRFPYKFWRHIHRAMPVLYLMLAFHAAVLAPTAYWSEPAGLLLAGALSAGTLAAVWSLAGRIGRGRQAHGVVTAVASPAPDVTEVVCRLDGNWRGHHAGQFAFVTFNRIEGAHPFTIASADQGDHSVGFQIKALGDYTRELSRRIAVGQAVTVEGPYGRFELARQDRKARQIWVAGGIGITPFLAWLDALRANPAAAPVADLHYCTRAGSDDPFVGRLETLCRDLPSVTLHVHDTARHGVLTAERLATLHDCRQRAEVWFCGPRAFAEQLRNGLARAWLGHLRFHQEAFDMR; encoded by the coding sequence ATGATTCCTACACTGACTGCATTAATCGCCATTGTTGCCGGCGTCTGGGGCTGGGACCTTGCCGTGAACGGGGCGGGCTCGGGATCAATGCCCTGGGTCGTCTACGAACAGGGGCTCTACCTGAGCGGTCTGCTCGCGATTGCAATGATGTCGCTGGCGATGGTGATGGCGACGCGACCGCCCGGAGTCGAGCGCCTGCTCGGGGGCATGGACCGCGCTTACCGACTGCACAAGTGGGCGGGCATTCTGGCCGCCGGCTTCGCCTCGTTGCATTGGCTGCTGGAGATGTCCGACGACCTGATCGAGGAGCGGTACGGTGAAGCCGGCCGCACATCCGACGAGAACGTCTCGGGCGTGCTCGATACGCTCCGGGATACCGGGGAGGAGCTCGGCGAGTTCGCGATCTACCTCGTCCTCGCGATGATCGTCCTGGCGCTGTGGAAGCGCTTTCCATACAAATTCTGGCGACACATTCACCGCGCGATGCCGGTGCTGTACCTGATGCTCGCCTTCCATGCCGCCGTGCTGGCGCCGACGGCTTACTGGAGCGAGCCCGCCGGATTGCTGCTTGCAGGGGCGTTGTCGGCCGGCACGCTTGCCGCCGTCTGGTCCCTGGCTGGCCGCATCGGTCGCGGTCGGCAAGCGCATGGCGTCGTGACCGCGGTGGCATCGCCCGCCCCGGATGTGACCGAAGTCGTTTGTCGCCTCGACGGGAATTGGCGCGGCCACCACGCGGGGCAGTTCGCATTCGTGACTTTCAATCGCATCGAGGGCGCGCATCCCTTCACGATCGCCAGCGCCGACCAGGGCGACCATAGCGTGGGGTTCCAGATCAAGGCGCTGGGCGACTACACGCGTGAGCTCTCGCGCCGCATCGCGGTCGGGCAGGCCGTCACCGTCGAAGGTCCGTATGGGCGCTTCGAGCTGGCGCGTCAGGACCGCAAGGCGAGGCAGATCTGGGTCGCCGGGGGAATCGGCATCACGCCCTTCCTCGCCTGGCTGGACGCGCTTCGGGCAAATCCCGCCGCAGCGCCGGTCGCCGACCTGCACTACTGCACTCGCGCCGGCTCGGACGATCCTTTCGTCGGGCGACTGGAAACGCTGTGCCGAGACCTGCCGTCAGTCACGCTGCATGTTCACGATACCGCTCGGCATGGCGTCCTGACGGCGGAGAGGCTGGCGACCTTGCACGACTGCCGGCAGCGCGCCGAAGTGTGGTTCTGCGGCCCGCGGGCGTTTGCCGAGCAGCTTCGCAACGGCCTCGCGCGGGCCTGGCTCGGCCACTTGCGCTTCCATCAGGAAGCATTCGACATGCGCTGA
- the metH gene encoding methionine synthase, which yields MQADRTEELRTLLAQRILILDGAMGTMIQQHKLGEPDYRGERFRDHPKDLKGNNDLLVLTRPDVVAGIHRAYLDAGADIIETNTFNGTRVSQAEYGLADCAYEINVAGSRLVRELCDEYTAKNPDKPRFCAGVLGPTSRTLSISPDVNDPGFRNVTFDALVDDYFDSARGLLEGGADLLLIETIFDTLNAKAAVFAVEKLFAELGRRVPVMISGTITDASGRTLSGQTAEAFWNSLAHAQPISFGLNCALGAKELRQYVEELSTVCDTHVSAHPNAGLPNPLSPTGYDETPEALATAIREWAEAGLVNIVGGCCGTTPEHIAAIAQVVANLAPRQGPDIEKKLRLSGLEPFNVGADSLFVNVGERTNVTGSKAFARMILEGRFDDALAVARQQVENGAQVIDINMDEAMLDSQAAMERFCKLIASEPDISRVPIMLDSSKWSVIEAGLKCIQGKGVVNSISMKEGEAEFLRQARLCRQYGAAVIVMAFDEKGQADTYERKTGICTRAYELLTGMGFPPEDIIFDPNIFAIATGIEEHDNYAVDFINAVAWIKANLPFAKTSGGVSNVSFSFRGNDAVREAIHTVFLFHAIRAGLSMGIVNAGQLGVYDDLDPVLRDKVEDVVLNRKPGAGEALVELAQSVKEGRAKNAGPDLSWRALSVEERLSHALVKGITDFVVADTEEVRAKLEAAGKPPLSVIEGPLMAGMNVVGDLFGAGKMFLPQVVKSARVMKQAVAHLIPYIEAEKLRTGATSKGRIVVATVKGDVHDIGKNIVGVVLGCNGYEVIDLGVMVPAEKILNAAREHGAQAVGVSGLITPSLEEMGHVAAEMQRQGFADGKPMPLLIGGATTSRAHTAIKIAPHYTGPVVYVPDASRAVGVVTALLSEGGADEFKAQVVADYDKIRAQHANKKGVQLVSLEAARANAFRTDWAPVAPVAGEEIGENGGRTAAAAKGYVPPKPTVFGVHAVDVPLASLVDYIDWGPFFQTWDLSGSFPKILDDEIVGEAARNVFADGRAMLEDIVAESWLRARAVFGLFPANSDGDDIAFYGDETRSAALMVWHGLRQQHERPADKPHYCLADFVAPKDSGVADYAGAFAVTAGLGIEQKLAEFHEAHDDYRAIMLKSLADRLAEACAEWLHERVRKEHWGFAADEALGGEALIREQYRGIRPAPGYPACPDHTAKRGLFELLDVPRNTGMTLTESCAMSPAASVSGFYFSHPQARYFAISKIGRDQLEDWAERTGMAVDEAARWLAPLL from the coding sequence ATGCAAGCCGACCGCACCGAAGAACTCCGCACTCTCCTCGCCCAGCGCATCCTGATCCTCGACGGCGCGATGGGCACGATGATCCAGCAGCACAAGCTCGGCGAGCCGGATTACCGCGGCGAAAGGTTCCGAGATCACCCGAAGGACCTGAAAGGCAACAACGACCTGCTGGTGCTGACCCGGCCCGACGTTGTCGCGGGCATCCACCGCGCCTATCTCGACGCCGGCGCGGACATCATCGAGACGAACACTTTCAACGGCACGCGCGTGTCACAGGCCGAATACGGCCTGGCCGACTGCGCGTACGAGATCAACGTCGCAGGCAGCCGCCTCGTGCGCGAACTGTGCGACGAATACACGGCGAAGAATCCGGACAAGCCGCGCTTTTGCGCCGGCGTGCTCGGACCGACATCGCGAACGCTGTCGATTTCGCCCGACGTCAATGATCCGGGCTTTCGCAACGTCACGTTCGACGCGCTCGTCGACGACTATTTCGACTCGGCGCGCGGACTGCTCGAAGGCGGTGCGGACCTGCTGCTGATCGAGACGATCTTCGATACGCTGAACGCGAAGGCGGCGGTATTCGCGGTCGAGAAGCTGTTCGCCGAACTGGGGCGCCGCGTGCCGGTGATGATCTCCGGCACGATCACCGACGCGTCCGGTCGCACGCTGTCGGGCCAGACTGCGGAAGCGTTCTGGAATTCGCTCGCGCACGCGCAGCCGATCTCGTTCGGCCTGAACTGCGCGCTCGGCGCAAAGGAGCTGCGCCAGTACGTCGAGGAGTTGTCGACCGTTTGCGACACCCACGTCTCGGCGCACCCGAATGCCGGTCTGCCGAATCCGCTGTCGCCGACCGGCTACGACGAGACGCCCGAAGCGCTCGCGACGGCGATCCGCGAGTGGGCCGAAGCCGGCCTCGTCAACATCGTCGGCGGGTGCTGTGGCACGACGCCCGAGCATATCGCGGCGATCGCGCAGGTCGTCGCCAACCTCGCGCCACGCCAAGGGCCGGACATCGAGAAGAAGCTGCGCCTGTCGGGCCTCGAACCGTTCAACGTCGGCGCCGACAGCCTGTTCGTGAACGTCGGCGAGCGCACCAACGTCACCGGCTCGAAAGCGTTCGCGCGGATGATCCTCGAAGGCCGCTTCGACGACGCGCTCGCAGTGGCGCGCCAGCAGGTCGAAAACGGCGCCCAGGTCATCGACATCAACATGGACGAGGCGATGCTCGATTCGCAGGCGGCGATGGAGCGGTTCTGCAAGCTCATCGCGTCCGAGCCGGACATCTCGCGCGTGCCGATCATGCTCGACTCGTCGAAGTGGAGCGTCATCGAGGCGGGTCTGAAGTGCATCCAGGGCAAGGGCGTCGTCAACTCGATCTCGATGAAGGAAGGCGAAGCCGAGTTCCTGCGCCAGGCGCGGCTGTGCCGGCAGTACGGCGCAGCGGTGATCGTGATGGCCTTCGACGAGAAGGGCCAGGCCGACACTTACGAACGCAAGACGGGCATCTGCACCCGGGCCTACGAACTTCTGACGGGCATGGGCTTCCCGCCGGAGGACATCATCTTCGACCCGAACATCTTCGCGATCGCGACCGGCATCGAGGAGCACGACAACTACGCGGTCGATTTCATCAATGCGGTTGCGTGGATCAAGGCGAACCTGCCTTTTGCCAAGACGTCGGGCGGCGTGTCGAACGTATCTTTCAGCTTCCGCGGCAACGACGCGGTGAGGGAGGCCATCCACACGGTGTTCCTGTTCCACGCGATCCGGGCCGGCCTGTCGATGGGCATCGTCAATGCCGGGCAGTTGGGCGTCTATGACGACCTCGACCCGGTGCTGCGCGACAAGGTCGAGGACGTGGTGCTCAATCGCAAGCCGGGTGCCGGCGAAGCGCTCGTCGAGCTTGCGCAGAGCGTCAAGGAAGGCCGCGCGAAGAACGCCGGGCCGGATCTCTCGTGGCGCGCGCTGTCGGTCGAGGAGCGGCTGTCGCACGCGTTGGTGAAAGGCATCACCGACTTCGTCGTCGCCGACACCGAGGAAGTGCGCGCGAAGCTCGAGGCTGCGGGAAAGCCGCCGTTGTCGGTCATCGAAGGGCCACTGATGGCCGGCATGAACGTCGTCGGCGACCTTTTCGGCGCCGGCAAGATGTTCCTGCCGCAGGTCGTCAAGTCCGCGCGCGTGATGAAGCAGGCGGTCGCGCACTTGATCCCGTACATCGAGGCCGAGAAGCTGCGCACCGGCGCGACGTCGAAAGGCCGCATCGTCGTCGCGACGGTGAAAGGTGACGTGCACGACATCGGCAAGAACATCGTCGGCGTCGTGCTTGGCTGCAACGGCTACGAGGTCATCGACCTCGGCGTGATGGTGCCGGCCGAGAAGATCCTCAACGCCGCGCGCGAACACGGCGCGCAGGCGGTCGGCGTCTCCGGCCTGATCACTCCGTCGCTCGAGGAAATGGGCCATGTCGCCGCCGAAATGCAACGTCAGGGCTTCGCCGACGGCAAGCCGATGCCGTTATTGATTGGCGGCGCGACGACGAGCCGCGCGCACACCGCGATCAAGATCGCGCCGCACTACACCGGCCCGGTCGTCTACGTACCCGACGCGTCGCGCGCGGTCGGCGTCGTCACCGCGCTGCTCTCCGAAGGCGGCGCCGACGAATTCAAGGCCCAGGTCGTCGCCGATTACGACAAGATCCGTGCGCAGCACGCGAACAAGAAAGGCGTGCAGCTCGTGAGCCTGGAAGCGGCGCGCGCGAACGCGTTCCGCACTGATTGGGCGCCGGTCGCGCCGGTCGCAGGCGAGGAGATCGGGGAAAACGGGGGGCGGACCGCAGCCGCGGCGAAAGGCTACGTGCCGCCGAAGCCCACTGTCTTTGGTGTTCACGCCGTCGACGTGCCGCTCGCGTCGCTCGTCGATTACATCGACTGGGGGCCGTTCTTCCAGACCTGGGACCTGTCGGGGAGCTTCCCGAAAATCCTCGACGACGAGATCGTCGGCGAGGCCGCGCGCAATGTCTTCGCGGACGGGCGCGCGATGCTCGAAGACATCGTTGCAGAGAGCTGGCTGCGCGCTCGGGCGGTGTTCGGCCTGTTCCCGGCCAACAGCGACGGCGACGACATCGCGTTCTACGGCGACGAGACGCGCTCGGCCGCGCTGATGGTGTGGCACGGCCTGCGCCAGCAGCACGAGCGGCCGGCCGACAAGCCGCATTACTGCCTTGCCGACTTCGTCGCGCCGAAGGACTCGGGCGTCGCGGACTACGCCGGCGCGTTCGCCGTCACTGCCGGCCTCGGCATCGAGCAGAAACTCGCCGAATTCCACGAAGCGCACGACGACTACCGCGCGATCATGCTCAAAAGCCTCGCCGACCGCCTCGCCGAAGCCTGCGCCGAATGGCTGCACGAGCGCGTGCGCAAGGAACACTGGGGCTTCGCCGCCGACGAAGCCCTCGGCGGCGAAGCGCTGATCCGCGAGCAGTACCGCGGCATCCGACCTGCGCCCGGCTACCCCGCCTGCCCCGACCACACCGCGAAGCGCGGCCTGTTCGAACTCCTCGACGTCCCCCGCAACACCGGCATGACGCTCACCGAGTCGTGCGCGATGAGCCCGGCTGCGTCGGTCAGTGGCTTCTACTTCTCCCACCCGCAGGCGCGCTACTTCGCGATCTCGAAGATCGGCCGCGACCAGCTCGAGGACTGGGCGGAGCGCACCGGGATGGCTGTGGACGAGGCCGCGCGGTGGCTCGCGCCGTTGCTGTGA
- a CDS encoding DUF4399 domain-containing protein → MKRILSLAILAAATTLSPLAAAADRAYFIAPADGAAVPEEFTVKMGVEGMRVQPAGQPAEGTGHHHLIVDGKPVEAGKPVPTDATHLHFGKGQTETTLKLPPGKHTLTLQFADGLHQSYGPGLSDTISVHVNSPLADTPPVLEP, encoded by the coding sequence ATGAAAAGAATTCTTTCCCTTGCCATTCTTGCCGCTGCCACAACGCTGTCGCCGCTTGCGGCGGCGGCCGATCGCGCTTATTTCATCGCGCCCGCCGACGGTGCAGCGGTGCCCGAGGAATTCACGGTGAAGATGGGCGTCGAGGGCATGCGCGTGCAGCCTGCGGGCCAGCCCGCCGAAGGCACCGGGCATCATCACCTCATCGTCGATGGCAAGCCGGTCGAAGCCGGCAAACCAGTGCCGACCGATGCCACGCACCTGCATTTCGGCAAGGGCCAGACGGAAACCACGCTCAAGCTCCCACCCGGAAAGCACACGCTGACGCTCCAGTTCGCCGACGGCCTCCACCAGTCGTACGGACCCGGACTCAGCGATACGATCAGCGTCCACGTGAATAGTCCCCTGGCCGACACGCCACCAGTGCTCGAACCGTAG
- a CDS encoding branched-chain amino acid ABC transporter substrate-binding protein: protein MKRTLLALALVGFGCSALAQTSVKIGHAGPLTGPISHIGKDGENGARLAIDDANAKGITIGGRKVQFELVGEDDQADPRVATTVAQRLADTGVKGVVGHVTSGASIPASRIYEQAGIPMITPSSTNPKLTLQGYEVTFRVIANDLQQGAAMARHAAQSLQVGKVAIIDDRTAYGQGLADAFADSLKQHGVQVVGREFTTDKATDFTAILTKIKGRQPDALFFGGMDAQAAPMLRQMRQLGIGARFLGGDGVCTSEMIKLAGEAMSADTYCTQAGIPMAKMPGGAQFNERFKERFKTDVQLYAPYSYDATMALIEAMKTAGSAEPQKYLPALQKLDMQGITGTIAFDRNGDIRDGGVTMYRFSDGKWEALN, encoded by the coding sequence ATGAAAAGGACATTGCTCGCACTCGCACTGGTCGGCTTCGGTTGTTCGGCCCTTGCCCAGACGTCAGTGAAGATCGGTCACGCCGGGCCGCTGACCGGTCCCATTTCCCACATCGGCAAGGACGGCGAAAACGGCGCGCGCCTCGCGATCGACGACGCCAATGCGAAAGGCATCACGATCGGCGGCCGGAAAGTGCAGTTCGAGCTCGTCGGCGAGGACGACCAGGCCGATCCGCGCGTCGCGACGACGGTCGCGCAGCGCCTCGCCGACACCGGCGTCAAGGGCGTCGTCGGCCACGTCACGTCGGGAGCATCGATTCCCGCGTCGCGCATCTACGAACAGGCCGGCATACCGATGATCACGCCGTCATCGACGAACCCGAAGCTCACGCTGCAGGGATACGAAGTCACGTTCCGCGTCATCGCGAACGACCTGCAGCAGGGCGCGGCAATGGCCAGGCATGCGGCGCAGAGCCTGCAGGTCGGCAAGGTCGCGATCATCGACGACCGTACCGCGTACGGGCAGGGGCTCGCCGACGCGTTCGCCGACAGCCTGAAGCAGCATGGCGTGCAGGTCGTCGGGCGCGAATTCACGACCGACAAGGCGACCGACTTCACCGCGATCCTGACGAAAATCAAGGGCAGGCAGCCGGACGCGCTGTTCTTCGGCGGCATGGACGCGCAGGCCGCGCCGATGCTGCGCCAGATGAGGCAGCTCGGCATCGGCGCGCGCTTCCTCGGCGGCGACGGCGTGTGCACCAGCGAAATGATCAAGCTCGCCGGCGAGGCGATGAGCGCCGACACGTACTGCACGCAGGCCGGCATCCCGATGGCGAAAATGCCCGGCGGCGCGCAGTTCAACGAGCGTTTCAAGGAGCGCTTCAAGACCGACGTGCAGCTGTATGCCCCTTACAGCTACGACGCGACGATGGCGCTGATCGAGGCGATGAAGACGGCTGGCTCGGCCGAGCCGCAGAAATACCTGCCGGCGCTGCAGAAGCTCGACATGCAGGGCATCACCGGCACCATTGCGTTCGACCGGAACGGCGACATCCGCGACGGCGGGGTCACGATGTACCGCTTCAGCGACGGCAAGTGGGAAGCGCTGAACTGA
- a CDS encoding PepSY domain-containing protein has product MKLHHLIVAASSVLMGTAAFAGPTCTETPESSWMPQTTMLRKLVDAGYTLERFQVTKGNCYELYGTDKDGNKVEIYHNPVDGSVVESKTKTKTKKS; this is encoded by the coding sequence ATGAAACTTCATCATCTCATCGTCGCCGCTTCCAGCGTGCTGATGGGCACCGCCGCTTTCGCCGGCCCGACCTGCACCGAAACCCCAGAAAGCAGCTGGATGCCGCAAACGACCATGCTCCGGAAGCTCGTCGACGCCGGCTACACGCTCGAGCGCTTCCAAGTCACCAAGGGGAATTGCTACGAGCTATACGGCACGGACAAGGACGGCAACAAGGTCGAGATCTACCACAACCCGGTCGACGGCAGTGTCGTCGAGTCGAAGACGAAGACGAAGACGAAGAAGTCTTGA
- the bamE gene encoding outer membrane protein assembly factor BamE domain-containing protein, with protein sequence MASRILALLALLILSGCAAFAPPRPLTTEAEAFAVHGEPTRRWDNGDGTTTLEYSTQPYGHRALMVTVDASGVVIDQYDALSDENLARVKPGMTQDEVSRLLGTHRSVQVFKLSGEEVWDWNVYNDGPGVATLFNVHFIDGKVVRTSRTYVYPRDGIVSGPWYPYSYRYPYGYPFSYRSPYWGFGWHGYPWHPW encoded by the coding sequence ATGGCATCCCGCATCCTCGCGCTGCTCGCGCTGCTGATCCTCTCCGGCTGCGCGGCCTTCGCCCCACCGCGCCCACTGACGACCGAAGCCGAGGCGTTCGCCGTGCACGGCGAACCGACGCGGCGCTGGGACAACGGCGACGGCACGACGACGCTGGAATACTCGACGCAGCCGTATGGCCATCGCGCGCTGATGGTGACCGTCGACGCGAGCGGCGTCGTGATCGACCAGTACGACGCGCTCTCCGACGAGAATCTCGCCCGGGTCAAGCCGGGCATGACGCAGGACGAAGTGTCGCGCCTGCTCGGCACGCACCGCTCGGTGCAGGTGTTCAAGCTCAGCGGCGAAGAGGTGTGGGACTGGAATGTCTACAACGACGGTCCCGGCGTCGCGACGCTGTTCAACGTGCATTTCATCGACGGCAAGGTCGTGCGCACGAGCCGCACTTACGTTTATCCCCGCGACGGCATAGTGTCCGGCCCTTGGTACCCGTATTCCTATCGCTACCCGTACGGCTATCCGTTTTCGTACCGGTCGCCCTACTGGGGCTTCGGCTGGCACGGCTACCCGTGGCATCCGTGGTGA
- a CDS encoding FAD:protein FMN transferase encodes MGTRYSAVFFAEAGRDESALAARLFAAVNKVDQQMSTWKPDSDLSRLNASPLQQWVEVPEELVAVLATSLGVSRQSHGAFDIGVGALVNAWGFGPGTPQPDAHQISMLKKQAYQPACNVVDIDDANNRVRKRAAITLDLSGIAKGFGVDEMARCLDSFGITSYLVGIDGEMRARGLKPDGRAWAIAVEKPVRGVREAMGVMEFTDAAIATSGDYRHWVQIADTYYAHTMNPSLGSPSRTRVAAVTVVATTCMLADAWATALLVLGEDAGAQLAQERNMNVLFVLRDGEGFQEISIVDGQRELQV; translated from the coding sequence ATGGGCACGCGATATAGCGCTGTTTTTTTTGCCGAAGCGGGACGCGACGAATCAGCCCTTGCCGCACGTTTGTTTGCGGCAGTCAACAAGGTGGACCAACAGATGTCCACCTGGAAACCCGACTCCGACCTGAGCCGCCTTAACGCGAGCCCGCTGCAGCAATGGGTTGAGGTACCTGAAGAACTCGTTGCCGTGCTCGCGACTTCCCTGGGCGTGAGCCGGCAGTCTCATGGCGCGTTTGATATCGGTGTCGGGGCACTGGTCAACGCCTGGGGTTTCGGTCCCGGCACGCCCCAACCGGATGCACACCAGATCAGCATGCTGAAGAAACAAGCGTATCAACCCGCATGCAACGTGGTGGACATCGATGACGCGAATAACCGGGTGCGCAAGCGAGCGGCCATCACGCTGGATCTTTCGGGAATTGCCAAAGGCTTCGGCGTGGACGAGATGGCCCGCTGTCTCGACAGCTTCGGGATCACGAGTTATCTCGTCGGTATTGATGGCGAAATGCGGGCGCGCGGCCTGAAGCCCGATGGGCGAGCGTGGGCAATCGCTGTGGAAAAGCCTGTTCGAGGTGTACGTGAAGCGATGGGGGTGATGGAATTCACCGATGCCGCCATCGCAACCTCAGGGGATTACCGTCACTGGGTCCAGATTGCAGACACGTACTATGCCCACACCATGAACCCTTCGCTTGGGAGCCCTTCGCGTACCCGGGTCGCGGCAGTCACTGTAGTGGCGACAACCTGCATGCTCGCCGATGCGTGGGCCACCGCACTGCTGGTGCTCGGCGAAGATGCGGGGGCTCAACTCGCACAGGAAAGAAATATGAATGTTTTGTTCGTGCTGCGTGATGGCGAAGGATTTCAGGAGATCTCCATTGTCGACGGGCAGCGCGAATTGCAGGTTTAG